The Parafrankia irregularis genome contains a region encoding:
- the rpsD gene encoding 30S ribosomal protein S4 codes for MRHKPVAKLSRSIGMPLTDKAARYFENRPYPPGPHGRGRKTMSPYKERLREKQRLRFQYHISEKQLRRAFDEADRGTGRTGHLLIEDLETRLDAVVLRAGFAKTIYQARQFVSHRHIQVNGGRVDRPGFRVQPGDVITVTTRSRTMAPFRIVAETQPTGAPPPAYLDVDRGALLAVLSRRPSRPEIPVVCDEQLVVEYYAR; via the coding sequence GTGCGCCACAAGCCCGTCGCCAAGCTCAGCCGCAGCATCGGGATGCCGCTGACCGACAAGGCGGCCCGCTACTTCGAGAACCGGCCCTACCCGCCCGGCCCGCACGGCCGCGGGCGCAAGACGATGTCGCCCTACAAGGAGCGGCTGCGGGAGAAGCAGCGGCTGCGCTTCCAGTACCACATCAGCGAGAAGCAGCTCCGGCGGGCGTTCGACGAGGCTGATCGTGGGACGGGACGCACCGGCCACCTGCTCATCGAAGATCTGGAGACCCGCCTGGACGCGGTCGTCCTGCGAGCCGGCTTCGCCAAGACGATCTACCAGGCTCGCCAGTTCGTCAGCCACCGGCACATCCAGGTGAACGGAGGTCGGGTGGACCGTCCCGGTTTCCGCGTCCAACCCGGCGATGTCATCACCGTCACCACCCGCAGCCGCACCATGGCGCCATTCCGGATCGTGGCCGAGACCCAGCCGACCGGGGCTCCGCCGCCCGCATACCTCGACGTCGACCGCGGCGCGCTGCTGGCCGTGCTCAGCCGGCGACCAAGCCGGCCGGAGATCCCGGTGGTCTGCGACGAACAGCTCGTCGTCGAGTACTACGCACGCTGA